In the Clostridium sporogenes genome, one interval contains:
- the ytaF gene encoding sporulation membrane protein YtaF, giving the protein MIESLLLVLAVSLDAFVASIAYGTNKIKIPFASATIINIICSSVLGISLFLGSVIKKFVPIKVTSIISFIILCLFGIYYLFDSIVKNYVKNNRNSNKKLKIKFSDLNFIIDICIDETKADIDHSKNLNPKEALYLATALSLDSLAIGLGSSLGNVNYVQIVVLSLIAHFIFIYIGLFAGKKFVEKSKLNLSWLSGIILIVLAIMRVI; this is encoded by the coding sequence GTGATAGAATCATTATTATTAGTATTAGCTGTATCTTTAGATGCTTTTGTAGCTAGTATTGCTTATGGAACAAATAAAATAAAAATTCCTTTTGCTTCTGCAACAATAATAAATATAATCTGTTCAAGTGTTCTGGGGATATCGCTTTTCTTAGGCTCTGTAATAAAAAAATTTGTTCCTATTAAGGTTACTTCAATAATAAGTTTTATTATATTGTGTTTATTTGGTATATACTATCTGTTTGATAGTATTGTAAAAAATTATGTTAAAAATAATAGAAATTCCAATAAAAAATTGAAAATAAAGTTTTCAGATTTAAATTTTATAATAGATATATGTATTGATGAAACTAAAGCGGATATAGACCATTCAAAGAATCTTAATCCTAAAGAGGCTTTGTATCTTGCTACAGCTCTTTCTTTAGATTCTTTAGCTATAGGTTTAGGAAGTAGTTTAGGCAACGTAAATTATGTACAAATAGTAGTATTATCATTAATAGCTCATTTCATTTTTATATATATTGGATTATTTGCAGGAAAAAAATTTGTTGAAAAATCAAAACTTAATTTATCTTGGTTATCAGGGATAATATTAATAGTTCTAGCTATTATGAGAGTAATATAA
- a CDS encoding cytochrome C biogenesis protein, which produces MEFDFFKIETFIPEEYIKELRTELNHIGALTIGGNYDNCMAVSKIKGSWRPLDGADPFNGEIGEICEAEECKIEFCCTKKILKDTITTIKKVHPYEIPVINIIPILNSLEF; this is translated from the coding sequence ATGGAATTTGATTTTTTCAAAATAGAAACCTTTATCCCAGAAGAATATATAAAAGAATTAAGAACAGAATTAAATCATATAGGTGCCCTTACAATAGGCGGAAATTATGATAATTGTATGGCTGTTTCCAAAATCAAAGGTTCTTGGAGACCACTAGATGGAGCAGATCCATTCAATGGAGAAATAGGTGAAATATGCGAAGCAGAAGAATGTAAAATAGAGTTTTGCTGTACTAAAAAAATATTAAAAGATACAATAACTACCATAAAAAAAGTACATCCTTATGAAATACCTGTAATAAATATAATTCCTATATTAAACTCTCTTGAATTTTAA